tggatagggtagttcttctcatagctcttcaactgacgggacgcatacgcgatcaccttcccgccttgcatcagaacacaccccaaacccaaaTAAGACACGTTGCTATACACCACGAAGTCTtcaccctgcaccggtaaggcgagcactggagtcgaagtcaatctttccttcaactttttgaaactccggtcgcatttgtcgctccaaatgaacttggtgccctttTGTGTTAGACGGGTCAGTGGAATAACtatcttcgagaatccctccacgaaccgtctataatagcctgctaagcccacgaagctaCGAACCTCCGTCACActagtcgggcgaggccaatcctagATCGCCTCAATTTTTCTCGGGTCAACAGAAATTCCTCTCTCGGAAATGacatgtaaggaagtgaattctcgaaatccgagagttggacttcgctcagaatcgactaattgtcgagaggataagcttcggaaaagccgaagaggTCAGAAACCTAAAAAGTGCATTGGCGAGGGCCTCGGAGAGCAAAGGAATGGAAATATGCAACtttgcagattttgctctcggggaccggtccttggtgggaaggaccggttcccgtaagcctGGTATGTGGCAGAGAATCTTTGCGCACAAATTTGCTCTCGGGGTACGGTCCTCgtgggaggaccggtccctgaaggtccggtccctcaggcgaggaccgtCCCCGTACGCGTGGGAAATGGATCAGGGTGTCCTGCGagagatttgctctcggggatcggtccctctgggggagagaccggtcaccGTATGCGTGAGAGGCAGCTGCGGGCTGCTGCCTGAAGAGcagtgctctcggggatcggtccctggctAGAGAGATCGGTCGCCGAgcacgaaaaatgcccagtctgggcaggtcaagagaagcaaagtggaggggctaaACTGCAATTGTGACTTGAGTTGGGGGTATAGAAGTAGAagcactctctccctctctcattttcacaccttctctctctctctaagctctctctctccatctctcttgaagtgaagaaggagaagaaggagaagaagaaaaagaaaggagaagaaggtggagaagaaggagaacaaGCAAGAGAAGACTTtggtcatcttcttcttcctcctcctcaccattggagcaagctaAGAGGTGAGCTTCcaaacccctctcatggtaacttgctagggtttggatttcttgctctagaaatggtttgattagcATTCTAGCATACTTAATAGATGCTTAAAGCTAGAATCAAGGGTTTTAATGGGGTATTTTGCTatagtgcaaacctagggcttccaaattggggtttttggaaatgaggggttttgatctaaattgatcatgtattaaCCTAATTGcaaggtgtctaaacgcgtgggAAGCGACGAATTGAGCATTCATAGAGCGGGTGCGAAGATATAGCCGAAACAAGTGTTCGGGGCTTTGTTTTGACCAAGAGGGCCGAGATGACGTCGTAACAAGTGCTGAGTAGCGTTCCTAGAACCCCTACATCATCAAAAGGTGGGGAGCAACTGAGCTTCTTCCTACGTCCGAGTTAGAATTGTTgatcatatttcatatatattattcttatgcattataggatgtatgtatagttgcatttttatttccttgcatgcatgtctagttgtgtagCATTATGGATTTGACACTTAAATCTAGAATACATGAGGATTAGAGTttgtgacatgagatcctatagtgataagaaaaCGGTGAACTCGGACTCAATGATGAAAATTGATGATATGTGAACTAGTGTATAGAAAACACTTAGAACTTGGACGAAtggcatgtaaacaatgttaataacatgacgagtggcatcggAACTTAGTGTAATTGAGACACTATGGCATCAAACATAGGGATAGTTGAACTccctagtgtgagttgattagtgtggttgagacacttgatATGGACCGAGGGATAGGTGAAGTTTCAAGTGTTTGttaacctagttgacagggtatccttaGTCTGTgaggattagatcatactcaTATAGTTTGTTTTGGGCTTGTGATGATCGCTctacacaagcagtgcactccggagttgtcacacaaGCGGGGCagctcacgagcggggtagctcaccgggtgggatacgagcggggtagctcctcacccattGGACTGGGAAGTGAGTTGGGGCGAAGGGCGGAGTAGCCCTTCCCCTATAAGAATTGAGCGGGGCAGCTCATTACCTATGAGattagagcggggtagctcttcacctatggcTTTTCAGACGTGAGACGGGCGagataagagcggggtagctcctcaccagTGAGATTTGAGATATCAGTCGAGGTGAAGAGCGGGGTAGCCCTTCACctcttcacctactagattTGTAGTGTGAGTACCTATGGGATTTGAGTCGGGGCAAAGGCGAGGTAGCTCTTCAGTTAGGACATCTGAGTGGTGAGACGGGTGAGACAAGAGCGGGGCAGCTCTTCACCTATGTGAttgagatcttaggcggggCAGCCTAGTGGATTGGAtaatgacatgaatagcataagtggatttgcattcatcCCATGATTAAACATAGTATATGATagtggattgcataactatgttatatttgtattcattacattgttgaagcatactagcatgataatAGGCTTGTTGCTAGATGATATTCCATGCAGTGCTTGCATTTGTTGGCATAGTATAGTATAGACACAGTTTCATTTCTATATAtgtctatctatctacctgtgccaatttagacctagtgggaagatcggcggagtcggcggccgaacctatTGGGAACTATGCGAGCGTCCCAggggaggatcgcggtaagggcatagcaccctagctagctagtagagtattcctattgtactagagcaccctcgtgtgcatggTTATAGATGACATGTTGTATTTTGAATAGCTAGCACTATATATGTGAGATGATCATGTATtcatttttgggagatgaaaatataaatcaaatcaatgtaaatgttgaatgtcaagtgtgatgtaatagctagatgtatctctctttaattacttgtatggcatacttgtatcttgctcttacttgttagcaCTAGTTGTGCTCCGTGCTTATCATGTATGTAATCGAATTATTCCTGGGCAATTCCATGTACATGattctgttgttgagccttgggcgtgcaggggaggtgctgtccgtccggcgtctgttcgacgcgcccgaaccggaccaagtTGGTAGCGGTCTAGGGGCGTGACATGACATGTCCTAGAAATGCAACTTCTCagagccaaaagtcacatttcttcaatctcgcataaagcttctcctcccgaaggacttgtagCACAAGTCCCAAATGCTCTGCGTGCTCCTCGTCACTATGagagtagaccaagatgtcgtctataaagactacgacaaatcgatcTAAATAAGCCCTGAATACATAGTttatcaaatccatgaatgctgctggggcatttgtgagcccaaacggcatgaccgtgaactcgtaatgtccataccgcgtgcgaaacgcggtcttttgcacattctccggcttgatcttcaactgacGATAGCCAGACTGGAGATCTATCTTCGaatacactcgcgacccctacaactgatcaaacaagtcgtcgatacGGGGTAACAGGTACTTATTCTTAAtagtgaccttgttcaactcgcggtaatccacgcagagtcgaaaagatccatccttcttttgCACAAATAAAACCGGGGCTCCctacggtgatacacttggcttAATGAATTCtttgtcgaggagatcttgcaactgagccctcaactctttcaattcAACCGGTGCCATACGGTATGGAGCCTTTGATATCGGCGCggtcccgggaaccaagtctatcacgaactcgatctcccgatccgacGGTATCTCCGGTAAttccgcgggaaacacatccgaaaactccCGAACCACCGACATACTCTCAAGTGCTGGAGTCTCCTGATCAGCCTCCAAAACGGTAGTCAAATAAGCTGCGCAACCGCTGCTAACTAGCTTCCTCGCCCTAGATGCCGAAACCGTCatggcgaagcacgagctctggcaAGCTCGATAAATAAACTCCTCCTGTCCTGGCTCGCGAAAGGTAATAACCTTGCTCTTGTAATCGATAGatgcatagtacttcgagagccaatccatacccaatatcAGATCAAAACCCTTCAACCTTTTGAGCACCAACAAATGTGTCGGCATAATCCAGTTGCCCACTTGAAccggacacgccaaacactccttCCGGATAGTAAATACACGCTCGGGGGCTTCAACCCGCCAAGTACTCTTACTCAGTTGAACCTCTATGCCATGCATCTCAGCAAATGGTATACTGATAAACGAatgcgtagcacctgtatcaaacatagccctggagcgaactccgttaactaaaaccatacctgccacgacgttgcGCTCCTCGGCCTCAGCAGGTTTCTCGgcttgagcggcgaataccgGTCCGCTCGGAGCCAACCGGGTCACCTTAAGCTGACGCGGCGCCATAGCACGTCCAGTAGAGGCAGCAgtaggtggagctcctccataataGCGCGGTGTCGCTGGAGCTAATGCAATCGACGGGGCAGGCGAGGTCCTTCCTGGACAGTAACGACTGTGTCCCGCCTGGCCACACGCGAAGCATCTCCCCTCCTTCTGCTTACAACGTCTCGGGTCATGATCACCACCACAAATAATGCATCGCCGAGCCCCATGACCCTTGGACTGCGATCGTGGATACTTCGGAGGCTTCCTCGACCTCGACTGACCTCCCGAACCATCAGGGGCACGCTTCTTACCCCCGTCCTTCTCGGACGCCTCTCGCTCCTCACGAATGTGGGCAttgccatgctccgcccacaatgccCAATCTAACACCTCTGAGAAAGTAGTAAGCTTGAGGATATGAACCGCCCTATAGATATACGGCGGGAGTCCTCGCTCGAACCCCTCAACAATTGCCATTTGCAACAtactgcattctgcagttttccaCACTTGGTACCGGCACACAGGATttttgtcaccggtttaacagctacgcagcagccaaacccgagagcgaCCTTCTCGGGTACAGtattggtaccggtacaaaccaggggtgtcaccggttcaACAGCCAAAaatactcaaacccgagagctgccttcTCTCGGTTGCCTGCCTGGTATCGATACAAGCCCGATGGTTAACCAGTTACAAAATGCCCGGACTGCAGTTTAGCAATTGTTCGacttctatttcgcgccgagctgtcacgccccgagatcgctcccaatttggtccggtttgggcacgccgacagaccgccgaacggacagagttttccctgtacgtcctaggcgtcgcaacaagtacaatacaaaggttccaaccaggaacagtactcaGCAAACAGATTGTATCAGGCAGGTATCaatcaacataaacacatcctatgttattacattcattcattcaatgcaattaagttatcacaacatttatttattacaatttgatacatttgcttgctttcattttctatacccctaagctacgccgacggggtactgctagctctggtctctgggggtagggcgctatctatgaaGCTACGCCCTtgtctcgcgccgccgcgccgctc
This genomic window from Ananas comosus cultivar F153 linkage group 3, ASM154086v1, whole genome shotgun sequence contains:
- the LOC109707786 gene encoding uncharacterized protein LOC109707786; protein product: MAIVEGFERGLPPYIYRAVHILKLTTFSEVLDWALWAEHGNAHIREEREASEKDGGKKRAPDGSGGQSRSRKPPKYPRSQSKGHGARRCIICGGDHDPRRCKQKEGRCFACGQAGHSRYCPGRTSPAPSIALAPATPRYYGGAPPTAASTGRAMAPRQLKVTRLAPSGPVFAAQAEKPAEAEERNVVAGATHSFISIPFAEMHGIEVQLSKSTWRVEAPERVFTIRKECLACPVQVGNWIMPTHLLVLKRLKGFDLILGMDWLSKYYASIDYKSKVITFREPGQEEFIYRACQSSCFAMTVSASRARKLVSSGCAAYLTTVLEADQETPALESMSVVREFSDVFPAELPEIPSDREIEFVIDLVPGTAPISKAPYRMAPVELKELRAQLQDLLDKEFIKPSVSP